A single Syngnathoides biaculeatus isolate LvHL_M chromosome 18, ASM1980259v1, whole genome shotgun sequence DNA region contains:
- the gabrb4 gene encoding gamma-aminobutyric acid receptor subunit beta-4 isoform X7, giving the protein MTRKRAPVIVGMSINIASIDSISEVNMDYTITMYFQQSWRDKRLAYGELNLNLTLDNRVADQLWLPDTYFLNDKKSFLHGVTVKNRMIRLHPDGTVLYGLRITTTAACMMDLRRYPLDEQNCTLEIESYGYTTDDIVFFWQGGDSAVTGVDKLELPQFSIVDIQLVSKEVRFTTGSYPRLSLSFRIKRNIGYFILQTYMPSILITILSWVSFWINYDASAARVALGVTTVLTMTTINTHLRETLPKIPYVKAIDVYLMGCFVFVFLALLEYAFVNYVFFGRGPAQQKKINERLNKVNNERTRYEEKRLREQDSISVPFQTNTFRSFTQRRNLYLEEQRKVGVDAYGNILLTTLEMNNEVMPSDVGSSVSDSRNSVMSFDSTGVQFRKPAAPRDGFGHRSLDRGAVRGRANCRLRRRSSKLKLKIPNLSDVSTIDKWSRVIFPITFGFFNLIYWLYYVN; this is encoded by the exons GTGCTCCCGTCATTGTCGGGATGAGCATCAACATTGCAAGCATCGATTCCATCTCTGAAGTAAACATG GACTACACCATCACAATGTATTTCCAGCAGAGTTGGCGAGATAAGCGTTTGGCCTATGGTGAGCTGAACCTCAACTTGACTCTGGATAACCGGGTGGCAGACCAGCTTTGGCTCCCAGACACCTACTTCCTTAATGACAAGAAGTCCTTTCTTCATGGAGTGACGGTTAAAAACCGGATGATCCGACTGCACCCCGACGGCACCGTCTTGTACGGGCTGAG AATAACGACCACTGCTGCTTGTATGATGGACTTGAGGAGATATCCTCTTGATGAGCAGAACTGCACCTTGGAAATTGAAAGCT ACGGATACACCACCGACGACATCGTGTTCTTCTGGCAAGGCGGCGACAGCGCCGTGACCGGCGTGGACAAATTGGAGTTGCCTCAATTCTCCATTGTGGACATCCAGTTGGTCTCCAAGGAAGTACGCTTTACGACAG GTTCTTATCCAAGGCTTTCGCTGAGTTTCAGGATTAAGAGGAACATTGGATATTTCATCTTACAGACGTATATGCCCTCCATCTTGATCACCATTTTGTCCTGGGTCTCCTTCTGGATCAATTATGATGCGTCTGCAGCGCGGGTAGCCCTGG GTGTGACGACGGTGCTCACCATGACGACCATTAACACCCACCTTCGGGAGACTCTCCCGAAGATCCCCTACGTGAAAGCCATCGATGTCTACCTCATGggctgttttgtgtttgtgttcctGGCCCTGCTGGAATACGCCTTTGTCAATTATGTATTCTTTGGCCGGGGCCCGGCACAACAGAAGAAAATCAATGAGAGGCTGAATAAAGTCAACAATGAGCGCACACGATATGAAGAGAAGCGCCTAAGGGAACAG GACTCCATTTCCGTGCCGTTTCAAACCAACACCTTCAGGTCATTTACACAGCGAAGAAATCTCTATCTCGAGGAACAAAGAAAAGTTGGG GTGGACGCGTACGGCAACATTCTCCTCACCACGCTGGAGATGAACAATGAGGTGATGCCTTCTGACGTGGGAAGCAGCGTCAGTGACTCTCGGAATTCAGTCATGTCCTTCGACAGCACCGGGGTCCAGTTCAGGAAGCCCGCGGCTCCCCGAGACGGCTTCGGCCACCGCTCGCTGGATCGCGGCGCCGTGCGCGGCCGGGCCAACTGCCGACTACGGCGGCGCTCGTCCAAGCTCAAGTTGAAAATCCCAAACCTGTCGGATGTGAGCACCATTGACAAGTGGTCCCGGGTCATATTCCCGATCACTTTTGGATTTTTCAACCTAATCTACTGGTTGTACTACGTGAATTGA
- the gabrb4 gene encoding gamma-aminobutyric acid receptor subunit beta-4 isoform X4 — protein sequence MKHNSSGSTGMSVAKTTVDKLLKGYDIRLRPDFGGAPVIVGMSINIASIDSISEVNMDYTITMYFQQSWRDKRLAYGELNLNLTLDNRVADQLWLPDTYFLNDKKSFLHGVTVKNRMIRLHPDGTVLYGLRITTTAACMMDLRRYPLDEQNCTLEIESYGYTTDDIVFFWQGGDSAVTGVDKLELPQFSIVDIQLVSKEVRFTTGSYPRLSLSFRIKRNIGYFILQTYMPSILITILSWVSFWINYDASAARVALGVTTVLTMTTINTHLRETLPKIPYVKAIDVYLMGCFVFVFLALLEYAFVNYVFFGRGPAQQKKINERLNKVNNERTRYEEKRLREQDSISVPFQTNTFRSFTQRRNLYLEEQRKVGVDAYGNILLTTLEMNNEVMPSDVGSSVSDSRNSVMSFDSTGVQFRKPAAPRDGFGHRSLDRGAVRGRANCRLRRRSSKLKLKIPNLSDVSTIDKWSRVIFPITFGFFNLIYWLYYVN from the exons GTGCTCCCGTCATTGTCGGGATGAGCATCAACATTGCAAGCATCGATTCCATCTCTGAAGTAAACATG GACTACACCATCACAATGTATTTCCAGCAGAGTTGGCGAGATAAGCGTTTGGCCTATGGTGAGCTGAACCTCAACTTGACTCTGGATAACCGGGTGGCAGACCAGCTTTGGCTCCCAGACACCTACTTCCTTAATGACAAGAAGTCCTTTCTTCATGGAGTGACGGTTAAAAACCGGATGATCCGACTGCACCCCGACGGCACCGTCTTGTACGGGCTGAG AATAACGACCACTGCTGCTTGTATGATGGACTTGAGGAGATATCCTCTTGATGAGCAGAACTGCACCTTGGAAATTGAAAGCT ACGGATACACCACCGACGACATCGTGTTCTTCTGGCAAGGCGGCGACAGCGCCGTGACCGGCGTGGACAAATTGGAGTTGCCTCAATTCTCCATTGTGGACATCCAGTTGGTCTCCAAGGAAGTACGCTTTACGACAG GTTCTTATCCAAGGCTTTCGCTGAGTTTCAGGATTAAGAGGAACATTGGATATTTCATCTTACAGACGTATATGCCCTCCATCTTGATCACCATTTTGTCCTGGGTCTCCTTCTGGATCAATTATGATGCGTCTGCAGCGCGGGTAGCCCTGG GTGTGACGACGGTGCTCACCATGACGACCATTAACACCCACCTTCGGGAGACTCTCCCGAAGATCCCCTACGTGAAAGCCATCGATGTCTACCTCATGggctgttttgtgtttgtgttcctGGCCCTGCTGGAATACGCCTTTGTCAATTATGTATTCTTTGGCCGGGGCCCGGCACAACAGAAGAAAATCAATGAGAGGCTGAATAAAGTCAACAATGAGCGCACACGATATGAAGAGAAGCGCCTAAGGGAACAG GACTCCATTTCCGTGCCGTTTCAAACCAACACCTTCAGGTCATTTACACAGCGAAGAAATCTCTATCTCGAGGAACAAAGAAAAGTTGGG GTGGACGCGTACGGCAACATTCTCCTCACCACGCTGGAGATGAACAATGAGGTGATGCCTTCTGACGTGGGAAGCAGCGTCAGTGACTCTCGGAATTCAGTCATGTCCTTCGACAGCACCGGGGTCCAGTTCAGGAAGCCCGCGGCTCCCCGAGACGGCTTCGGCCACCGCTCGCTGGATCGCGGCGCCGTGCGCGGCCGGGCCAACTGCCGACTACGGCGGCGCTCGTCCAAGCTCAAGTTGAAAATCCCAAACCTGTCGGATGTGAGCACCATTGACAAGTGGTCCCGGGTCATATTCCCGATCACTTTTGGATTTTTCAACCTAATCTACTGGTTGTACTACGTGAATTGA
- the gabrb4 gene encoding gamma-aminobutyric acid receptor subunit beta-4 isoform X8, with translation MSINIASIDSISEVNMDYTITMYFQQSWRDKRLAYGELNLNLTLDNRVADQLWLPDTYFLNDKKSFLHGVTVKNRMIRLHPDGTVLYGLRITTTAACMMDLRRYPLDEQNCTLEIESYGYTTDDIVFFWQGGDSAVTGVDKLELPQFSIVDIQLVSKEVRFTTGSYPRLSLSFRIKRNIGYFILQTYMPSILITILSWVSFWINYDASAARVALGVTTVLTMTTINTHLRETLPKIPYVKAIDVYLMGCFVFVFLALLEYAFVNYVFFGRGPAQQKKINERLNKVNNERTRYEEKRLREQDSISVPFQTNTFRSFTQRRNLYLEEQRKVGVDAYGNILLTTLEMNNEVMPSDVGSSVSDSRNSVMSFDSTGVQFRKPAAPRDGFGHRSLDRGAVRGRANCRLRRRSSKLKLKIPNLSDVSTIDKWSRVIFPITFGFFNLIYWLYYVN, from the exons ATGAGCATCAACATTGCAAGCATCGATTCCATCTCTGAAGTAAACATG GACTACACCATCACAATGTATTTCCAGCAGAGTTGGCGAGATAAGCGTTTGGCCTATGGTGAGCTGAACCTCAACTTGACTCTGGATAACCGGGTGGCAGACCAGCTTTGGCTCCCAGACACCTACTTCCTTAATGACAAGAAGTCCTTTCTTCATGGAGTGACGGTTAAAAACCGGATGATCCGACTGCACCCCGACGGCACCGTCTTGTACGGGCTGAG AATAACGACCACTGCTGCTTGTATGATGGACTTGAGGAGATATCCTCTTGATGAGCAGAACTGCACCTTGGAAATTGAAAGCT ACGGATACACCACCGACGACATCGTGTTCTTCTGGCAAGGCGGCGACAGCGCCGTGACCGGCGTGGACAAATTGGAGTTGCCTCAATTCTCCATTGTGGACATCCAGTTGGTCTCCAAGGAAGTACGCTTTACGACAG GTTCTTATCCAAGGCTTTCGCTGAGTTTCAGGATTAAGAGGAACATTGGATATTTCATCTTACAGACGTATATGCCCTCCATCTTGATCACCATTTTGTCCTGGGTCTCCTTCTGGATCAATTATGATGCGTCTGCAGCGCGGGTAGCCCTGG GTGTGACGACGGTGCTCACCATGACGACCATTAACACCCACCTTCGGGAGACTCTCCCGAAGATCCCCTACGTGAAAGCCATCGATGTCTACCTCATGggctgttttgtgtttgtgttcctGGCCCTGCTGGAATACGCCTTTGTCAATTATGTATTCTTTGGCCGGGGCCCGGCACAACAGAAGAAAATCAATGAGAGGCTGAATAAAGTCAACAATGAGCGCACACGATATGAAGAGAAGCGCCTAAGGGAACAG GACTCCATTTCCGTGCCGTTTCAAACCAACACCTTCAGGTCATTTACACAGCGAAGAAATCTCTATCTCGAGGAACAAAGAAAAGTTGGG GTGGACGCGTACGGCAACATTCTCCTCACCACGCTGGAGATGAACAATGAGGTGATGCCTTCTGACGTGGGAAGCAGCGTCAGTGACTCTCGGAATTCAGTCATGTCCTTCGACAGCACCGGGGTCCAGTTCAGGAAGCCCGCGGCTCCCCGAGACGGCTTCGGCCACCGCTCGCTGGATCGCGGCGCCGTGCGCGGCCGGGCCAACTGCCGACTACGGCGGCGCTCGTCCAAGCTCAAGTTGAAAATCCCAAACCTGTCGGATGTGAGCACCATTGACAAGTGGTCCCGGGTCATATTCCCGATCACTTTTGGATTTTTCAACCTAATCTACTGGTTGTACTACGTGAATTGA
- the gabrb4 gene encoding gamma-aminobutyric acid receptor subunit beta-4 isoform X6: protein MTRKLMYFSFVWSGAPVIVGMSINIASIDSISEVNMDYTITMYFQQSWRDKRLAYGELNLNLTLDNRVADQLWLPDTYFLNDKKSFLHGVTVKNRMIRLHPDGTVLYGLRITTTAACMMDLRRYPLDEQNCTLEIESYGYTTDDIVFFWQGGDSAVTGVDKLELPQFSIVDIQLVSKEVRFTTGSYPRLSLSFRIKRNIGYFILQTYMPSILITILSWVSFWINYDASAARVALGVTTVLTMTTINTHLRETLPKIPYVKAIDVYLMGCFVFVFLALLEYAFVNYVFFGRGPAQQKKINERLNKVNNERTRYEEKRLREQDSISVPFQTNTFRSFTQRRNLYLEEQRKVGVDAYGNILLTTLEMNNEVMPSDVGSSVSDSRNSVMSFDSTGVQFRKPAAPRDGFGHRSLDRGAVRGRANCRLRRRSSKLKLKIPNLSDVSTIDKWSRVIFPITFGFFNLIYWLYYVN from the exons tgatgtATTTCTCCTTTGTTTGGTCAGGTGCTCCCGTCATTGTCGGGATGAGCATCAACATTGCAAGCATCGATTCCATCTCTGAAGTAAACATG GACTACACCATCACAATGTATTTCCAGCAGAGTTGGCGAGATAAGCGTTTGGCCTATGGTGAGCTGAACCTCAACTTGACTCTGGATAACCGGGTGGCAGACCAGCTTTGGCTCCCAGACACCTACTTCCTTAATGACAAGAAGTCCTTTCTTCATGGAGTGACGGTTAAAAACCGGATGATCCGACTGCACCCCGACGGCACCGTCTTGTACGGGCTGAG AATAACGACCACTGCTGCTTGTATGATGGACTTGAGGAGATATCCTCTTGATGAGCAGAACTGCACCTTGGAAATTGAAAGCT ACGGATACACCACCGACGACATCGTGTTCTTCTGGCAAGGCGGCGACAGCGCCGTGACCGGCGTGGACAAATTGGAGTTGCCTCAATTCTCCATTGTGGACATCCAGTTGGTCTCCAAGGAAGTACGCTTTACGACAG GTTCTTATCCAAGGCTTTCGCTGAGTTTCAGGATTAAGAGGAACATTGGATATTTCATCTTACAGACGTATATGCCCTCCATCTTGATCACCATTTTGTCCTGGGTCTCCTTCTGGATCAATTATGATGCGTCTGCAGCGCGGGTAGCCCTGG GTGTGACGACGGTGCTCACCATGACGACCATTAACACCCACCTTCGGGAGACTCTCCCGAAGATCCCCTACGTGAAAGCCATCGATGTCTACCTCATGggctgttttgtgtttgtgttcctGGCCCTGCTGGAATACGCCTTTGTCAATTATGTATTCTTTGGCCGGGGCCCGGCACAACAGAAGAAAATCAATGAGAGGCTGAATAAAGTCAACAATGAGCGCACACGATATGAAGAGAAGCGCCTAAGGGAACAG GACTCCATTTCCGTGCCGTTTCAAACCAACACCTTCAGGTCATTTACACAGCGAAGAAATCTCTATCTCGAGGAACAAAGAAAAGTTGGG GTGGACGCGTACGGCAACATTCTCCTCACCACGCTGGAGATGAACAATGAGGTGATGCCTTCTGACGTGGGAAGCAGCGTCAGTGACTCTCGGAATTCAGTCATGTCCTTCGACAGCACCGGGGTCCAGTTCAGGAAGCCCGCGGCTCCCCGAGACGGCTTCGGCCACCGCTCGCTGGATCGCGGCGCCGTGCGCGGCCGGGCCAACTGCCGACTACGGCGGCGCTCGTCCAAGCTCAAGTTGAAAATCCCAAACCTGTCGGATGTGAGCACCATTGACAAGTGGTCCCGGGTCATATTCCCGATCACTTTTGGATTTTTCAACCTAATCTACTGGTTGTACTACGTGAATTGA